From Toxorhynchites rutilus septentrionalis strain SRP chromosome 2, ASM2978413v1, whole genome shotgun sequence, a single genomic window includes:
- the LOC129766725 gene encoding cuticle protein 16.5-like: MFKLVLLFAAVTVAAAVPHAPVVHQPTLVAHKHISYQKSIVEEPTVAHVGTVVKHVPTGVTHHSSSVVHDTKFSEPIYAHGSKKTIVATPVEKTTYHHTVAAAPAIKTGYVEAAPALTYAAAPIVKAAHVESVPAWTYAAAPLAEDSYVHAAPALTYAAAPIAEAAYVDAAPAYSYATPAAKTAYVEAAPTLSYSAIPSAHYVNYPVVYAKHY; the protein is encoded by the exons ATGTTCAAATTG GTGCTGTTGTTTGCTGCTGTTACTGTTGCCGCTGCCGTTCCGCATGCACCCGTTGTCCATCAGCCAACCCTTGTGGCTCACAAGCATATCTCTTACCAGAAGAGTATAGTGGAAGAACCAACTGTTGCTCACGTTGGAACCGTCGTCAAGCATGTCCCAACTGGAGTCACCCACCACAGCTCGTCGGTTGTCCATGATACAAAGTTCTCCGAACCAATTTATGCTCACGGTTCGAAGAAAACCATTGTTGCGACACCAGTTGAGAAGACCACATACCATCATACCGTGGCTGCTGCTCCCGCTATCAAAACTGGCTATGTCGAGGCCGCTCCGGCTCTGACCTACGCTGCTGCTCCAATCGTTAAGGCTGCTCATGTCGAATCCGTCCCAGCTTGGACTTATGCTGCTGCCCCGTTGGCCGAAGATTCTTATGTCCATGCCGCCCCAGCTCTGACTTACGCTGCAGCTCCAATTGCGGAGGCTGCCTATGTTGATGCCGCTCCAGCTTATTCTTATGCTACTCCAGCTGCCAAGACTGCCTATGTTGAAGCTGCTCCAACTTTGTCTTACTCCGCTATTCCATCTGCCCACTATGTTAATTACCCAGTGGTCTATGCAAAGCACTACTAA